ATTAAAATACGGAGGTTTATTAAGATGGATTTTGAAACAGATATCGAGGATGCTGATAGAAAAGAGGTAAATTAAGTAACCAATCAGAAGGCTAGAAGAACAGATAAATGCGGGCAAGCAAAACATCCCTGTTGCTGTTTTCATCTAATGAGTTAAAGCAGCATATTAGTGGTCTACTTAAAGGAAGATTTATGTGATCATCCAACTGTGCTTTCATTACCAGACATTAAAGGCAATACTCAAACTGAACGTGGTGTCCAACATGAGAAATTAACTATCGCAAGGAATTTCTACTGCGTGCAGATTAGCTTCTGTGGCATTCAGTGAATGTGTGAAAGATCAGAAACCACATTATAACATCTATAAACCCACTGTTTACCCAAGACTCTCTACCATGAAAATTGTGTGGCATGGTCAGATCTTTAAAAGGGACATATTATaccccttttccacaagttaatgcaatTCTCAGGCAtttctatgaaatatctgtgacagtctttggtcaaaatagcaaacagatgctgcaggacagggtccctcttgtctgtctcaaacagctccgtcagaaacgctctaaacccggaagcaaaagtacgttcatagcgagcacacacgcagcagcgctaccacTCTGCTCTTCTCGCTCGACTCATGCAAGAGCGTTGATGTGCGGGGCGCGATCAAGGAAAGattgtctctacacacacagacacatctcaggacggaataaaaatgatttgaatcatccatccgtccatcttcaaaccgcttatccagggtcgAGTTGACGGAGCGTCTCCCACTGTCACCCTACAGAGGAAGCCGCTGTTAcacgcgaccttgttctttcggtcactacccaaacatcgtgaccacaggtgagggtaggaacggagaccaaCGGGTAAATGGAGCGCTTcgcctttcagctcagctcctCGGGGTGACGGATCGGCCGTCGGCAGTACCGCGGACGCAACGCCGATGTCTATCTCCTGCCCCATAAACCAGTTTTGTTCAAAGTGTTTataacacactaaaacatttttgcccattttcggcagaacattaccaccaaaaataaagtttatgcagggaaaatgccgtagaacgtggacgggcagaacgcagacacggggacgcacgcatgtgcacgcacatcttgtgcacatttacCCCTTGTGACGTGACAGCAGGCGCAATTTCTTCCAGGCGcctttcaggaggtgattacagacctacccaaactacgaaggattgacttgatggtttattgagctgttttggggttgatgaGGACCCAAAATCAGCATAGTAGTGTCGAAACATGGGGAGAgggagtttttcataatatgtcccctttaaggtGAGAAGATGGGCTCTGAATAGTGAGggtgcaaatgtttttttttaccatttggACAGTAACCAAATGAGCGCGCCTGTTACGTTTGTATTACGCTACCCATCCTGTGGCTAAATAGAACTCCAGCTGCATCAGTTCCAACACATTCAGTATGGATGTGTCTCAAAAAAAACCTTCCTCCTGACCAGTGTTCCTTCCAGTTATCCTGAAATtgttgcacaaacaaacacgacaAAGCAGATTCTTTGTAGCAAGAAATAAACCGGTATTTAGACTTCACATAACGGAATATATAAATGTTATAAACAAAATTGACGTCAATGATACATAAAAGCCCATATATCGTCAGTGATTGGTACATGTAGGGACAATTACATCATTGGTGTTAACAAGGTCGATCTACAGTGTATAATACGTACTTTATGATTTCAAGCAATACCACAACAATCACTGCATGCATGCTGTCACTCATTAAACGCGTCGTCTCTCTTGTCGTCTGTCTCCCCGTGTTCGAAGGCAGGGCTCTGGGTCTGTAACCTGCACATGTTGGTGCATTTCACTCCGTTTCAGAGGCACTTGCAGCTCGGCACTTTGCATGAGCATGCCAGATGTTCCAAGACTACATCTGGTGCCGCTGGAGAGTCCATCAGGCTTGCCATCATTGTCTGTCCACCCATTCTCAGCAGGGCTTGGACAAACAGGGTTAGCTTGTAAGCAATGCTTCCAATTTGCTTCTTCATAATTTGCCTGTGGGACATGCGTGAGTCTCAACATGGCGGCAGCGCCTGGACTcaacttctccccccccctcttggtGCAGAACAGTTAATTCACCTCATCAGTGTTGCTACTCATAACATCCCTTTTGCAGGCAAACatctaggttttttttttaaacagttctTCACTCACATTCCACGACTGGCTCAGTTGAGTAAAAGCTTATCGCTTCCCTCCTCACCATCTTCAGGGCATTCTGCTTCTGAGTTGACTTCAGGTGGACTGGATTAAGAGGCATCTGGACACGCCTTTCAGTTTTTGCCTGAACTATGTTTCTTGGTTTATTTTCTGACTTTTACAATGCCTTAAGGAATCAACCAATCTGGAAGTGAGATTAGACCACCATCACTTGAGGGTGGGCCAAAATAAGTTCCATCCTGAcgaacagaaataaatacagaaacaatTCATTGTGTGATTGATTCACAGCAGCTTTATAAAATTGGCTTTAGCAGCAGCATCTTTGTTGCTGGAATAATCTGTATGACAATCAGTACGATGCCGGAAGCAACACCGGCAACATTGATTTCATCTAACACCCCAAACATAAAGCAGAGAGAATGTCAGATTCAAACcgttcatttaaattaaattataaattaaaGAACAGTGCAATCATCGTATTCCTTAATATAATAATCAGACAAAAACTAGTCCGCATTAACCGGCTGTTAGGAATAGGAGCACaaacaaaattataataaaGGAAAAAGACGGGGATGCAACAGGAAGACAACCACATCAATTAAGTGTTCTTACAAGCAACAGGGAGCAGCACGAACGGCAGCAACCGGCAGTCAAAAGGACCACAGGATGCGTCGAGCAGCAACGGACAACCTTTCTGTCgaaagcagcagccacaatgAAAGGGAGGGCGGTGGCGGGTCAATGGCccggtgaacgggccggtgaCCGGGCCATACATCTGGAAACGTCCAGCAAAAGGGCACCCGCAGCTCTACAACGTGAACAATCAGCTGCATGAATCGGAAATAGTGCGCGCAGATGGCTGCACGCTCCGGCCACGCCAAACAAAGCCAGTCTGCAGCCAACGCATGAACAACCAGAAAGCGAAGCTACAACGGGGAGCGGCGGGGCTCCCCAGTGAGGGGGGGCGCTGAGACCCTGGAGCAGTATCCTACAAGCGGCACGGAGGGAGACGTGTGGATACTAACACACAACGTGGTAAAGTGGCATTCAGACTGGATGGACTCTCttttcagaatttttaacaatcgaaaactcaaaagacattcttgagctattcattcattgaatacaaataaaatgcatgtaaaaCTGGCCGGCCGCATTAacgttaaaatgtcatattttcctGCGGGCCTCAAATtatcattggggggggggggcgcaaatgGCCCATGGGCCACCTGTGTGAGGCCCCTGGCCTACAGCATGGCCTGTGGTGACGTCCTTGAGCTGCTACGAGGTTTTTGGATAGGACTCCGCTGTTCATTTTCTTAGTGGCTGCACTCCTGATCTACGTAGTAGAAGTACTTCTCTTGTATTTTGTCCCGAAGCATATGTGGTCAAATTTGTGCTAATTAATGCAAGAATAAGTCTGAAATAATTACAACTATATGAAACACATGCCCAGGAGTAAAACATAATTTTACCATAATTAACCACAGATACATTTTAGGGAAATATTTTTAGCACCATGTATAATTAGAGAAGCACTAAGAGAGCACAGACTTCCACCAAGCAGCCCATTCCCATCCttactggatctacaccgtccacatggtgatctggatcaccaccaaataggcttagattgttcttggtatctttatacaccaactatgtggatttttaactgatttttgaatccataaatggagttttcaatgttaaatgtcatatttctttcctgacctcattctggatcagatccagaacacatttagcatgatagttcatatcggacccctttgtgactgtaagttttggtgagtgaattcaatacatattttacaagatatgattataagtaaataggaaaatcctGATTCATTTTTATATCCATCAAGcccaaaacaaaatgttctacaggatccaagttagaccaaaaccaatcttcagattttattcatcaagatccatcgagcaggaaaaaaaaattactacTACTTTGATTTTCCTATTCGTCTCtactttaaatataattttttttcaatcGGCCGGCCTGTCCATGCTTCCCTCCAGTCCAACTGTATTATCTTCTAGGCAGTACTACTATAATAGGTAGGATAAAACAGCTGAGATTTTGATACCACTCTTGATATTCTctgggagctgtgtgtgtgtgtgtgtgtgtgtgcgtgtgtgcgtgtgtgtgtgtgtgtgtgtgggtgtgtgctcTCAGAAGCAGAGGAACCAGCCATGTGTTCATGTGGATAAGGATTTGACAGTTTGCCGTGTGTTCGGGTGAATGCGCGTTCATGTAGTTGTTGACCTGGCAGGTTCAGTCACACGCAGGAGCGTCCTGCGGGGTGAGTGGATCAGCAAGAACCACCCTGTTCTGTATATACTTTgctttcctctccctccctcttttcctcctttctccacctcttttccatctcctgttcctcctccctCACCATCCTCTCTAATCGCAGGGTCAATGGACTGAGCCAGATTTGGCATCAGGCGTATTGGTGTCATTCCAAACAGCAGGGACTGACACCTACAAAAGGCATATTCAAATCCTTCCTGCAGGTAGACCAGGTGTGCGTGATTGCAGGTGTCACCAACATTTGTCTGATGgttgcgtgtgtatgtgtgcgtgcgtgcgcgcgtgccgCCCTTACCGCTGTGCGCGCTGAACCAGCGGGGTGCGATGTGCAGGGGCAAGGTGTCAGCCAGCGAGCCCCGGGAACCCAGATAGAGCACCCCGTCCGTGTGGTGCCCTCCGCCCCCATTCTCCCGGTAGCCGGTCCCGTGGGTGGCGGCGGGCGTGCCCCCGGAACCCCCTCCGGCCCGATCCGAGTCCGTCCCTCTCGGGGTGTAGAAGCCGAAGGGCACGGCGGGGCTGCGCTCGATGCCCATGCCGGCCACGGAGCTCACCGAGCGGCTCCGCAGGCCCATGGTCCCGCCCGGCCGGTAGTGGCCGAAGTGGGCCGAGGGTGGCACCGCGCTGTCATCGCTGGAGACACCGGGGAAAGGAGCCCGGGGCCGACCCGCCGTGCTCTGCTTCCCCCCCATCCGAAGCGGGAGGTAAGCGGGTGGAGCTTCTGGATGGgatccggaggggggggggggggctcggctcGATCGGCAATGGGCCGCCCTCCCCTcgctcctgtctgtctgtctgtctgtccgtgcgTCTCGGCCGGCTCGTCAGCTCCGACTCTCTGCAGACGCAACAGCCCGTTTCCCTGCTGAGCGGaacatgagcccccccccctgacgaAACCTCGGaaccaccggggggggggggtgaacgaGGTCGATCAGACGCTGTCCCCGCTGGTTACGACGGCTGGATCATTGCCGGCgggacgcggcggcggcggcgacgacaCGTTTATCCCGCCCGGTCCGAGTCACCGCAGCCGCAGCGCCGCAATATCCGCTCCGTTGCGCTTTATTCATCTGGTCTCACGCATCGTGACAACTGTTGCTGAATAtccggctgccccccccccccccctcaaaaaaacatttatctttcCCCCTTTGACCGTCTCCAAACAGAAATCGTGTTCCCCGTGGAACAGTCACAGTCACGGCGATCCTCTGCGCGCAGGCGGCGCCGCTGATACTGGCCAGACAAGGGATCAGCTCAGTGCGCAAACTCCAATCG
The sequence above is drawn from the Brachionichthys hirsutus isolate HB-005 chromosome 5, CSIRO-AGI_Bhir_v1, whole genome shotgun sequence genome and encodes:
- the znrf1 gene encoding E3 ubiquitin-protein ligase znrf1, coding for MGGKQSTAGRPRAPFPGVSSDDSAVPPSAHFGHYRPGGTMGLRSRSVSSVAGMGIERSPAVPFGFYTPRGTDSDRAGGGSGGTPAATHGTGYRENGGGGHHTDGVLYLGSRGSLADTLPLHIAPRWFSAHSGFKCPVCSKSVASNEMEVHFIMCLSKPRLSYNDDVLVRDAGECVICLDELQQGDTIARLPCLCIYHKSCIDSWFEINRSCPEHPSD